The sequence below is a genomic window from Sander lucioperca isolate FBNREF2018 chromosome 10, SLUC_FBN_1.2, whole genome shotgun sequence.
cacacagacacacacacaaacacacacacacacacatacacagagtcacacacacacacacacacagagacacacaaacacacacagacacacacagacagacagagagagacaaacacacacacacagacagatacacacaaacaaacacacacacacacacacacacgcagagacatacaataaaaaggtctatctctgtagggatcctttccataatgtcatGAAccgagctgtaatgtaaccctacaggactaatgttcagcatccgttagcgtccactaaaagttctgttgttgctgctgacagactcagattattattctaagtgtctgacaacattatgaaaggatccctacagagatagaccttttagttaaagagtaagatccttttagtttaacatgaaacagccccgaaatcaccatcaccagactccaccagactctatgtaaataatcaggacttttatcatcgtaaaaaacatttcattcaaagtggacagaaactaaataaaactatcaaagtccgtcttggttcatctttccactgttccaacaatcaccactctggtttggttgaaataaatccttaattcacccatttacatgtggaaatatgctggttctatacacgctaaaagtactgattatttacctggagtctggtggaaatttgctggctctatacacactaaaagtcctgattatttacatggagtctggtggaaatatgctggctctatacatgctaaaagtcctgattatttacctggagtctggtggaaatttgctggctctatacacactaaaagtcctgattatttacatggagtctggtggaaatatgctggctctatacacacaaagtcctgattatttacatggagtctggtggaaatatgctggctctatacacgctaaaagtcctgattatttacatggagtctggtgtagtttggtgatggtgattttggggctggggctaaactaaaaggatcttactctttaactaaaaggtctatctctatAGGGAtcttttcataatgttgtcacacacttagAGTAATAATTGGGAACATAGAGTCCAGGCTGAAAACAAGACAACCCTTTAATACAGGAAGGTCTCAGTAATGAAGACAGCCGTTGttgttcactttttttaatgaaatcctTTATATTcccatatttacagtattagaCCTTTTGTTGTCTATCAAAACCCCTAACCCTTTAGAGTCACAATACCATTTAAATCATTtatcttcaaatgctataaaattgaataaaaaacacTCCAAACTCAGTGAAAGTAGTGATCATTAACGGTACTTGTgcagagcgttgtagggaaccattcAGCTTATTTTAGGGTCATTTGGTAAAAAAGAAACTCATATTTCTGATTCAGAAatattgaaaacgggtcaaatttgccCCGAGAACAACAGGAGTATTAaaaccagggatgcaccgaatccaggatcctgtgtgtgtgtctgtatgtgtttctctgtgtgtgtgtgtgtgtctttgtgtctttgtgtgtgtctgtgtgggtctgtgtgtgtgtctgtgtgtttctctgtgtgtgtgtgtgtctttgtgtgtgtctgtgtgggtctgtgtgtgtttctctgtgtgtatgtgtgtttctttgtgtgtgtgtgtgtgtgtgtgtgtgtctgtctctgtgtgtgtctgtatatgtttctctgtgtgtgtgtgtgtgtgtgtatgtttctgtgtgtgtgtgtgtgtgtctgtatgtgtttctgtgtgtgtgtgcgtgtgtctgtctctgtgtgtgtttctctgtgtgtgtgtgtgtgtgtgtgtgtgtgtgtgtgtgtgtgtgtgtgtgtgtgtgtgtgtgtgtctgtatatgtttctctgtgtgtgtgtgtgtgtgtgtgtgtgtgtgtctgtatgtgtttctctgtgtgtgtgtgtgtgtgtgtgtgtgtgtgtgtgtgtgtgtgtctgtctctgtgtgtgtttctctgtgtgtgtgtgtgtgtgtgtgtgtgtgtgtgtgtgtgtgtgtgtgtgtgtgtgtgtgtgtgtgtgtgtgtgtgtgtgggtctccgccgttgattacgggaaggtgtttacgtaggtggagtctggtggtggcgaggaccctgaactatacacaacatcaccgctgttacaacatctggtaggaaacatccggaagaatacgagttgtgatgaaggaatctacagacagcagccagaatgcagcaacttcaggtacggcaaaggaaggacagtcactgtttacttcattaatgagtttactgtgttcatggactgaggatgggacgaggattcagcagaatctcaaccaggggattcCCCAAacatctggatttggtgcatccctagtttcaTGGCTGTTGGAGGATGAATCTGTCTTCCTCACACGTGGAGGTAAAAGTCTGTAATCCGTTCTGTCTGAGAGTTCTGCCCCCCGAACGTCTCGTAGTCCGTCGCCCAGGCGATCTCGGCAGCCCCCCCCCACCGCTGCTCCGCTGGGACGGACGCCAAAACGCCGTTcatctgaaaacacacaaagatgacacagagctggattaacaccatagaaaataaaatggatagaactAATCCCATTTCCATTCAAACTAGAGATGGTCTGATACCTTTTTTTGCTTCCCAGTACTGAttctgaacttgcgtatcggccgatacagagtactgatccgataccagtgtgttatatattttgttatgttttaacaactgtatactactatctctgtatgatgatatgatttataacagctgtatactactatctctgtatgatgatatgatttataacagctgtatactactatccctgtatggatgtgatattatttctatctttgttgtcggtctggctcaggttaaactctttgtgaaacatgaactttcttttattctgcagtttgacagtcagttataacggaaaaagaacataaataaactactttaacgtagattctCTTTAGGGCTTTAATACGTGGTATctgatcggtgcattaactccagtacttccagataccagcattttaggcagtatcagagccaataccgatactggtatctcTAATTCAAATTGTTGCATCCCATCCATAGAAGAAGGTTTTTTTAATCTCACCCATTGGATGATGTTTCCTCTGAAGAACTAGACGATGAAACTCTTCAGCTGTCAGACAGGTTTCTTTTCCTCCGTCTGTTCagtcagaaaacagaaaaacatttcaaacaaacAGCAGAATCAGTAGCTGTTACAaactggttgtgtgtgtgcagactgtgtctgtgtttgtctgcatactgtgtgtgtgtgtgtgtgtgtgtgtctgcatactgtgtgtgtgtgtgtgtgtgtgtgtctgcagactgtgtgtgtgtgtgtgtgtgtgtgtgtgtgtgtgcgtgtgtgtgtctgcagactgcgtgtgtgtgtttgtctgcatactgtgtgtgtgtgtgtgtgtgtgtgtgtgtgtgtgtctgcagactgtgtgtgtgtgtgtgtgtgtgtctgcagactgtgtgtgtgtgtgtgtgtgtgtgtgtgtgtgtgtgtgtgtgtgtctgcagactgtgtgtgtgtgtgtgtgtgtgtgtgtgtgtgtgtgtgtctgcagactgtgtgtgtgtgtgtgtgtgtttttgtctgcatactgtgtgtgtgtgtgtgtgtgtgtgtgtgtctgcagactgtgtgtgtgtgtttgtctgcatactgtgtgtgtgtgtgtgtgtgtgtctgcagactgtgtgtgtgtgtgtgtgtgtgtgtgtgtgtgtgtgtgtgtgtgtgtgtctgcagactgtgtgtgtgtgtgtttttgtctgcatactgtgtgtgtgtgtgtgtgtgtgtgtgtgtgtgtgtgtgtgtgtgtgtgtctgcagactgtgtgtgtgtgtgtgtgtgtgtgtgtgtctgcagactgtgtgtgtctgcagactgtgtgtgtgtgtgtgtgtgtgtgtgtgtgtgtgtctgcagactgtgtgtgtctgcagactgtgtgtgtgtgtgtgtgtgtgtgtgtgtgtgtgtgtgtgtgtgtgtgtgtgtgtgtgtgtgtgtgtgtgtcccatgtCTGTTGATTTTAACTCTCACGGCGACTGAGACAAACCTCAGACTGATGGACGGGAAACCTTCGTCAGAACAGCTGTCTTCACTCGCCGTCTCCCACGCgtcctcgtcctcgtcctcgtcctcgTCCTTCCACTCAGTCCTGCAAAACATTCCGATGACATATTTCACCACAGAGGACCTCAACAGTCACCGCAGTTTCAAACGTCGACGTGACAACTTTAAAACATTCCTTCTGTTTTGATCGTCTCTCTTACACGACAGACGCTTCAGCGAGCAAATATGATTTTCAGTCAGATTTATGCAAACTGAGAATACTCTATTCCCTCGCTCGGGCAGCTCTACACCCTGCCAGAAACATCACAaagtagagcccgaccgatatatatTGATTCTGACAATTGAatatcaaaaaataaaataaaaacggacgaaacccccttcaaccatgttgtgagtgttggcgttgcgtagtctgtccaccagagggcgctctacaacctcCCTGTTGTTATTAAGTTAAGCATCCAATATTCTGACATATCGgccaatataaatatatattggccgatatgtcagaatatcggatttttaaataatcaattattattattattattattattattattattattatcggtatctgccttaaaaatccttgatcggtcgggctctattaCAAAGTCACAGGGGAAGTTAAACTGGTGGCATATATTGGGGTTCCCTATTTCATCATGTGTATGAAGGGTAGACAGTAGTCTCTCatgtccagaccctcctccacagagctgtggaggagggtctgggtggactagccagaccctcctcctccacagagctgtggaggaggagggtctgtctagtccacccaccattcctggatgggaggaaaacctgctctggtttattggcatttgtttaaaccaatcacaatcgtcgtgggcggggctaagctccggacggagccatggtgtctctgctaaatagtctcaggaaggaacttgttttggtggaacatgtggacgttcaaaagtagttttagtcgtgcaacggaaaactcagattggacagatagtctagctagctgtctggatttaccctgcagagatctgaggagcagttaaccatagtcctcacaaatcagccggaggttagaacgccaacacagagacagaggaaggggacgggcATCCGGCAGCAATGGAACAATCCCGGCAGTGGaccgtcgtggatatagactaggtagAGAGCGGTTTTTGGCATATGACCCCGGTAGCGGGTGAATCCCAATCAATGAGCGATGTAGCATGGTCCCGCTGCTGTACACACGCACAGATATATCCCCATtcacagtagggctgcacaatatatcattttttcatcgttatcgcaatatcaactggcccaatatacacatcgcgaaaggcgaGTCAGAGATTTTttgaaaatatcagcagaaaattacagtttaaaaaGAAACTGTCATTCGTTTTTAGTGGTgcccttttatattcaattcaatgttaaaATTCTTCAATAAAATCAACTATGCCTGCAAGGTAGGCACtctctgtattgtgtgtgtgaatgtgtgtgatttGTACTATACTCTCTGCTGCACAACAAACTGCCCCATTGGGGGACAACAAAGTAACATGAACTTGaaataacgttgaaaaaatattttctttcgtttgttttaaattcaacgagcaattttgttgtattttagcagaatactgaaagcagcagaaatgcagaactgagtacactttaatatctgttcatTTATCGCAAGAAATATCATTATCGCTATGTTCAACAACCTTaacgcatattttcctcatatcgtgcagccctaattcatAGATAGATGTCATCACGTCATCATTACATCGggttaccggcaatttccactggatgcgtaacgtctgcggagtcattaggtttccattaaagtcagtgtgtgtgtttccactgactgcagaacgtctgcgtcccgactccgtcccagctccggcggtcccagccctccggagcagataccagagcttctattgttgccggacgccggagagctccgcagcgattcagcacacggcagatagcgcgggacaggaagtcgagcacagaaacaaaataaaaatctggttaattttcaaagtaaaatccagcgtgctcacggcggatcatatctccctgcactacaccttgaaaacacagctcagagtagtttcccctctactcctctggatggaaactaactgctggtggttttgtggttctattctacgtgaattcgtgagatctcgtgggtcctcgtgactacagcggTCAGTCATGgtcgcagccgtgccgcaacaaatccagacctggtgggtgttgacggacggcggagcacgcagccgttccgcagcggagccggtccgcagacgttctgcatcctgtggaaatccggagttagACGTGAGATATGGCGTTCGGCTGTTCAGTTCCTCACCGGTCTGACGGCGAGTCACTGGAGGGGGTTTGACAGCGCCGTCCTCCATGTCTGCTGCCAGGAGGAGTCGCCGTGGACGACGGTCCTGCTTTGTAACTGTTGAAGTTGAGAGgaagaaaaacatttgttaTATTTCACAAACTGGTATTACACTGATAGGTAACGTTACGGCAGGTAAAGGGTTAAGGTGCAGCACCTGAGCCCAatatatgctgtgtgtgtgtgtatatatgtgtgtgtgtgtatatgtgtgtatgtgtgtgtgtgtctgtgtgtatgtgtctatgtgtgtatatatgtgtgtgtctgtgtgtgtgtgtctgtgtgtatgtgtgtgtctgtgtgtgtgtgtgtgtgtgtatatatatatatatatatgtgtgtgtgtgtgtgtgtgtgtgtgtatatatatatatatatatgtgtgtgtgtgtctgtgtgtatgtgtctatgtgtgtatatatgtgtgtgtctgtgtgtgtgtgtctgtgtgtatgtgtgtgtctgtgtgtgtgtgtgtgtgtgtatatatatatatatatatgtgtgtgtgtgtgtgtgtgtgtgtgtgtatatatatatatgtgtgtgtgtgtgtgtgtatatatatatatatatatatatatatatatatatatatatatatatatatatatgtgtgtgtgtgtgtgtatatatatatatgtgtgtgtgtgtgtgtgtgtgtgtgtgtgtatatatatatatgtgtgtgtgtgtgtgtatatatatatgtgtgtgtgtgtgtatatatgtgtgtgtgtgtgtgtgtgtgtgtgtgtgtgtgtgtgtgtgtgtatatatatatgtgtgtgtgtgtgtgtgtgtgtgtgtgtgtctgtgtgtgtgtgtgtctttgtgtgtgtgtgtgtgtgtgtgtgtctctgtgtgtgtgtgtgtgtgtctgtgtgtgtgtgtgtgtgtctgtgtgtgtgtgtgtgtgtgtgtgtgtgtgtgtgtgtgtgtgtgtgtgtgtgtgcgtgtgtgtgtctgtgcgtgtgtgtgtgtgtgtgcgtgtgtgtgtgtgtgtgtgtgtgtgtgtgtgtctctgtgtgtgtgtgtgtgtgtgtgtgtgtgtgtctgtgtgtgtgtgtgtgtgtgtgtgtgtgtgtctctgtgtgtgtgtgtgtgtgtgtgtgtgtgtgtgtgtctgtgtgtgtgtgtgtgtgtgtgtgtgtgtgtgtgtgtctttctcagATCTAGTGACTGTAGATGGACTTCTTTATCTTTAAGCttgttgagttatttaagtATCATGTATCTTCTCCATGTTGCAGACACAGATGTGGAGATAATAACAGTCCAACATCATGGGGAAAAGAGAtgcaactacaaagagacaaaaacccacaaagagaaacaaagtgtacggggaaattgcattttttattattattgaaatacattttcttgatCCCCCCGCACCCACCAAATACACacttaagtcttccacaaagctataaaacacacatcacacagtCACAATAGTAACATGGCTGTTGTTAGctgagcagtagtagtagtagtagtagtagtagtaacatgGCTGTTGTTAGctgagcagtagtagtagtagtagtagtagtagtaataacaTGGCTGTTGTTAGctgagcagtagtagtagtaaagtAGTAGTAATATGGCTGTTGTTAGctgagcagtagtagtagtagtagtagtagtagcagtaacaTGGCTGTTGTTAGctgagcagtagtagtagtagtagtagtagtagtagtaacatgGCTGTTGTTAGctgagcagtagtagtagtagtagtagtagtagtagtagtaacatgGCTGTTAGctgagcagtagtagtagtagtagtagtaacatgGCTGTTGTTAGctgagcagtagtagtagtagtagtagtaacatgGCTGTTAGctgagcagtagtagtagtagtaaagtAGTAGTAATATGGCTGTTGTTAGctgagcagtagtagtagtagtagtagtagtagtagtagtagtagcagtaacaTGGCTGTTGTTAGctgagcagtagtagtagtagtagtagtagtaacatgGCTGTTAGctgagcagtagtagtagtagtagtagtagtagtagtaacatgGCTGTTAGctgagcagtagtagtagtagtagtagtagtagtagtagtagtagtagtagtagtagtaacatgGCTGTTAGctgagcagtagtagtagtagtaacatgGCTGTTAGctgagcagtagtagtagtagtaacatgGCTGTTAGctgagcagtagtagtagtagtagtagtagtagtagtaacatgGCTGTTAGctgagcagtagtagtagtagtagtagtagtagtagtagtagtaacatgGCTGTTAGctgagcagtagtagtagtagtagtagtagtagtagtaacatgGCTGTTAGctgagcagtagtagtagtagtagtagtagtagtagtagtagtaacatgGCTGTTAGctgagcagtagtagtagtagtagtagtaacatgGCTGTTAGctgagcagtagtagtagtagtagtagtagtagtagtaacatgGCTGTTAGctgagcagtagtagtagtagtagtagtagtaacatgGCTGTTAGctgagcagtagtagtagtagtagtagtagtagtagtagtagtagtaacatgGCTGTTAGctgagcagtagtagtagtagtagtagtagtagtagtagtaacatgGCTGTTAGctgagcagtagtagtagtagtagtagtagtagtagtagtaacatgGCTGTTAGctgagcagtagtagtagtagtagtagtaacatgGCTGTTAGctgagcagtagtagtagtagtagtagtagtagtagtagtagtagtagtagtaacatgGCTGTTAGctgagcagtagtagtagtagtagtagtagtagtagtagtagtagtaacatagctgagcagtagtagtagtagtagtagtagtagtagtagtagtagtagtaacatgGCTGTTAGctgagcagtagtagtagtagtagtagtagtagtagtagtagtaacatgGCTGTTAGCTGAGCAGTAGCTCAGAGGAGAAAACACCACGCTGGCAAGGAAGGCTCCAAAAAAaccttaaagctacagtgcgtagtttctgtcgcccccatgaggaattctaagtaattcGGACCATGTGCAATAAaaagtacttttagtgtgtatatttctatttttgtgtatatatatatatatttcttgtcttctaaatttagatttaagTCACTGGGTGAACTGCTGCtaaaaatgtctttaatgtctttaaaccatgtaaacctattctgatacaacctcaaattacaattatcctgaaaatgagcataatatgggcgcttTAATATCTCTAACTATTGTACCTCGCATCCGATTGCTGGCGAGCCGTCTCGTCTGAACTGCTGACGTCTGATTCCTGGACTCCAGCTACCGAGAAGTCATCGTCTCTGTGAAGCAACGATGCATCGTGAATGGTTGCAAAGTGGATATaaatgtgtacagataacaGTTTGTAAACG
It includes:
- the LOC116056211 gene encoding uncharacterized protein LOC116056211, whose product is MEEKPPLKLPLPRLFTSPTNKKAKKRKTTAEKAATKRAADIARAQTRVNIGSAFQRWRRLKKLKGMKTDASVALFLLDIYDGNQSTSSPWKHGSVSEAVSDRDDDFSVAGVQESDVSSSDETARQQSDASYKAGPSSTATPPGSRHGGRRCQTPSSDSPSDRTEWKDEDEDEDEDAWETASEDSCSDEGFPSISLRRRKRNLSDS